Genomic window (Peptococcaceae bacterium 1198_IL3148):
CATCGTATAACGTAACGTTGCCCTCGAACTCTAAAATGGACAGTTCTAATATTACTTGGTCTAAAACCGAACGATACTTTTCTAGCGTTTGGATGGCTTGATTTGCTTTGGTTAAGATAACCCCTATTTCCCTCAAGACATATTTTAAATTGCCCTTGTATAATGTAATTACCCCACGACGTTGAGAAATCGATATTACCAAAGCCCCGGTCTGCTTAGCCACCCGCTCGGCTGTACGATGTCTGATACCGGTTTCAGTGGAAGGTATCACTAGGTCGGGGATCAGTTGGGTATTGGCAGCAATGATGCGCTTAGTATCCTCCGATAAAATAATTGCCCCATCCATTTTAGCCAGCTCATATAAAGATGCCGGGGTAAAGTCAGCATTAATTCCAAAACCACCCTCAGCAATTTCTAAAACCGATGGTCGGTCTGCAATCACAATTAACGCCCCGGTTTTAGCCTTTAATATATTCTCTAAACCATCCCTTAATGGAGTGCCCGGAGCAACCTTGCGCAAAACTTGAAGTAATTTATCTTCAAAGGCTTCGTCTTTAATCATGTTGCCCCTCCTTAACCCATTAATGCCACTTCAATGGCTTCGGCCACGGTATTGATCTGGTAAACTTCTATACTTGGAAATGTCGTTTTATTGATATTGGTCCTTGGTACTAAAGCCTTTTTAAATCCCATGTTCTCAGCCTCTTTTAATCTTCTATCCAGTGCAGTCACCGGTCGGACTTCACCAGTCAAACCAATTTCACCCACCACCACCATATCATTATCAACCATTATTTCTTTAAAACTGGAGGCCAATGCTATGGCCACAGCCAGGTCGACAGCAGGTTCCAACAGCTTCACTCCACCCACAACGTTGACATAGGCATCGTAGTTCCCCATCCGTAGGCCCACTCGTTTTTCTAGAACAGCCATAATTAGGGCCACCCGGTTGTGATCCACACCGGTGGTCATCCGCCTGGGTAAACCAAAGGATGTTGGGCACACTAACGATTGAATTTCTACCAATATTGGCCTGGTGCCCTCAACACTGGGAACCACCACCGAGCCCGGTGCAGTGGAGAAAGGGTGTCTCGCCATAAATAGCATTGATGGATTGGCCACTTCCTTTAACCCCTCGCCCTGCATTTCAAAGATACCCAATTCATTGGTGGAACCATAACGATTTTTAACTGTACGCAGAATGCGGAAGGCTTGATGTCGATCCCCTTCAAAGTAAAGCACGGTATCCACCATGTGTTCAAGCACCCTTGGCCCGGCCAATGTTCCCTCCTTAGTAACGTGTCCGACAATAAATATAGATATGCCATAGTGCTTTGCATATCGCATTAAACGGGAGGTACATTCTCTAACTTGGGAGACACTCCCCGGTGCAGAACTAATGTCAGCTTGTATCATCGTTTGTATCGAGTCTATTATCACTACCCTTGGCGATAACTGTGACAATTGTTCGCAAATAATATCAATATCTGTTTCGCAAGCTAGGTACAGGTTTGAGTTATTAATGCCCAGTCGTTTGGCCCTTATTCCCACCTGTTTGATAGATTCTTCACCGGACACATATAGCACTTTGCCCCCTGCACTTAAGCTATTGGCCGCCTGTAGCAGCAAAGTAGATTTTCCAATGCCCGGGTCACCGCCAATCAATACCAGTGACCCCGGTACCACTCCATCACCGAGCACTCGGTCCAGTTCCCCAATGCCGGTGGAGTACCTTTCCTCTTGGGCCAATGGAACCTCTGAAAGTAGCATTGGCATCGGGGCACTGTTTGCCTTTATTTTTTTCTTTACTGGTGAAGAAACTTCCTCAACCAAACTGTTCCAAGCATCGCAGTTGGGACACCTACCTAACCAACGCGGTGATTGGTGGCCACATTCTTGACACAAAAAACTGGACTTTGCGCGTATGCCAATCACCCCCTTCCAGTTTTTCTCACTAAATATTAATTATAACATGTTAACAAAAAAGGGAATAGGGTAAAGGTATCGTATAACGTACCCTTACCCTAATAATAATAGTATTTTAGTGGTTTTATACTGTGCGTACTACCATTTCACCATCTAATACGTCCATTTTTACTTTATCACCGTGTTTGATGTGGCCCGCCAACAGTTCCTCCGATAACTTATCTTCGACCACCTTTTGGATCTCCCGCCGCAATGGCCTAGCGCCATATTCTTCACTAAAGCCCCGCTCGGCCAACATAGCTTTGGCCTGATCAGTAAACTCTAAGTAAATATCTTTCTCTGCCATCCGTTTGGTGACCTCACCAAGCATTAAGCCGACAATTTCTTTAATATGTTCCCGAGACAAGGCATGGAAGTAAATAATTTCATCTATCCGGTTTAAAAATTCCGGTCTGAATGTCCTTTCCAATTCTTTTTTCAGTGAATGTCTGATCTCTTCTGCTTTATTATCATTGTCTTCACCAGTGCGAATGCCCACCACCGGTGTTTGCTTTAGCCTTTGAATGCCGACGTTGGAAGTCATGATAATCACAGTGTTGCGAAAATCTACCGTTCGTCCTTTGGCTTCGGTAAGGCGGCCGTCCTCTAAAACCTGTAGTAATATATTGAATACATCTGGGTGAGCCTTTTCAATTTCATCCAATAAAACAACGGAGTAAGGACGGCGTCGAACGGCTTCGGTCAACTGGCCCCCCTCATCATAACCAACATAACCCGGAGGTGAACCGATTAACCGTGATACAGTATGTTTCTCCATGTACTCTGACATGTCTATCCGCACCATGGCATCCTCATCGCCAAACATGGCCTCTGCCAGCGCCTTAGCCAATTCGGTCTTGCCCACACCGGTGGGGCCAAGAAAGATGAAAGAACCGATGGGCCGTTTCGGGTCCTTTAGACCAGCTCTGGTGCGGCGAACGGCCCTAGCCACCGCCTGAACAGCTTCCCCTTGACCCACAACCCGTTGATGCAGTATTTCCTCCAATTTCAGCAACCGCTCTGATTCATTTTGGGCCAACTTTTGCACCGGCACTCCTGTCCAACTGGAAACAATATGGGCCACTTGTTCTTCATCCACCACCAAGTTTTCATTTCCTTGTTGCTGTTTCCAATGGGTTCTTTGTTCTTCAAGTTGTCGCTGAAGTTCCTTTTCTTGATCCCTTAGCTTGGCAGCCTTTTCAAACTCTTGGTTGTTTACCGCCGACTCTTTTTCTGACTTAATCTCTGCCAATTTGTTTTCTAAATCCTTCATGTCCGGAGTGGCGGTATATGCTTGCATCCGTACTCTGGAAGCCGCTTCATCCACTAAATCAATGGCTTTATCGGGTAAAAAACGATCCGTTATATAGCGATCAGATAGTTTTGCTGCCGCCTTTAGGGCTTCATCAGATATGCGTACCCGGTGGTGAGCTTCGTACTTATCTCTTAGGCCCTCCAGTATTTGAACGGTTTCCTCCACAGTGGGCTCTGCCACTGTCACCGGTTGAAAACGTCGTTCCAAAGCGGGATCCTTTTCAATATGCTTACGGTATTCGTCAAGGGTGGTGGCCCCAATGGTCTGGAATTCGCCTCTGGCCAAAGCCGGTTTCAGTATATTGGAGGCGTCAATGGAACCCTCTGCTGCCCCTGCACCAATTAAAGTGTGCAATTCATCAATAAACACAATGACATTGCCGTCTTCTTTGACTTCATTAATAAAGTTTTTTAGACGATCCTCAAAGTCACCACGGTACTTGGTGCCCGCCACCATAGCGGATAAATCCAACGTGATAACCCGCTTATTTCTTAAAGTCTCCGGTACATCGCCTTTAACAATCAATTGCGCCAAGCCTTCGGCAATGGCTGTTTTACCTACGCCCGGTTCTCCCACCAGCACCGGATTATTTTTAGTCCGTCTGCTCAACACTTGAATTACTCGCTCAATTTCCTTTTGGCGGCCCACAACCGGGTCCAGTTTTCCTTCCCGCACCATGGCATTTAAGTCCCGACCAAACTCGCTAAGTGTTTTTGACGGTTTACCCATACCACAACTGCCACCGGAGCAGCCGCCACCCTTATCGCCCATATGCATATCGTTATTGGGGTTATCTGCATTGTTAATACCGCCAAGCATTTGTACCAACAAACTTTGCACCCGATTAATATCTGCACCCATTGCCACCAATATTTGCGCCGCCACCCCTTCCCCTTCATGGATTAGGCCCAGCAACAAATGCTCAGTGCCAACATAGTTATGTCCCATTCTATTGGCGTGCAAAACCGCCAGCTCAATTACCCTTTTGCCCCTAGGTGTTAAAAATAGTTCTTGATTTTTTAACGTCCCTTGGCCTTTGCCAACTAATTTTTCTACACTTGCTCTGACACCATTGGCATCAATTCCTAACTGTTTTAACACTTGGGCGGCCACTCCCTGCCCCTCACTGATTAATCCTAAAAGTATATGTTCAGTACCAATGTAAGGGGTATTCATATTTTTAGCCTCTTCTTGGGCCAATGCTATTACTTTTCTGGCCCGTTCAGTAAATTTAGCAAACATGTTACTCCTCCTTACAACTATTTATTAATATTCAACTCATCTCTCACTGTCTTGGCCCTCAATACATCCCTTTCTTGGGCACTTAATTCTCGATTAGCCTGTTTTTGCAAATAAGCCGGCTGTATCATCACCAATAGTTGGTTTAAAACGCTGGCATCCAC
Coding sequences:
- the disA gene encoding DNA integrity scanning diadenylate cyclase DisA, with the translated sequence MIKDEAFEDKLLQVLRKVAPGTPLRDGLENILKAKTGALIVIADRPSVLEIAEGGFGINADFTPASLYELAKMDGAIILSEDTKRIIAANTQLIPDLVIPSTETGIRHRTAERVAKQTGALVISISQRRGVITLYKGNLKYVLREIGVILTKANQAIQTLEKYRSVLDQVILELSILEFEGNVTLYDVCRVIQRLEMVLRVVKEIERYISELGTEGRLITMQMDELVVNVETDGILIIQDYASDIEKPPEHILDIINSWPAEDLLDLVLIARALGYSGSQSILDENVTPKGYRLLRKIPRLPVPVIDNLVNTFETLPKILNASIEQLDDVEGIGEVRARSIKDGLCRYRDKLLQDRI
- the radA gene encoding DNA repair protein RadA, translated to MRAKSSFLCQECGHQSPRWLGRCPNCDAWNSLVEEVSSPVKKKIKANSAPMPMLLSEVPLAQEERYSTGIGELDRVLGDGVVPGSLVLIGGDPGIGKSTLLLQAANSLSAGGKVLYVSGEESIKQVGIRAKRLGINNSNLYLACETDIDIICEQLSQLSPRVVIIDSIQTMIQADISSAPGSVSQVRECTSRLMRYAKHYGISIFIVGHVTKEGTLAGPRVLEHMVDTVLYFEGDRHQAFRILRTVKNRYGSTNELGIFEMQGEGLKEVANPSMLFMARHPFSTAPGSVVVPSVEGTRPILVEIQSLVCPTSFGLPRRMTTGVDHNRVALIMAVLEKRVGLRMGNYDAYVNVVGGVKLLEPAVDLAVAIALASSFKEIMVDNDMVVVGEIGLTGEVRPVTALDRRLKEAENMGFKKALVPRTNINKTTFPSIEVYQINTVAEAIEVALMG
- a CDS encoding ATP-dependent Clp protease ATP-binding subunit, whose protein sequence is MFAKFTERARKVIALAQEEAKNMNTPYIGTEHILLGLISEGQGVAAQVLKQLGIDANGVRASVEKLVGKGQGTLKNQELFLTPRGKRVIELAVLHANRMGHNYVGTEHLLLGLIHEGEGVAAQILVAMGADINRVQSLLVQMLGGINNADNPNNDMHMGDKGGGCSGGSCGMGKPSKTLSEFGRDLNAMVREGKLDPVVGRQKEIERVIQVLSRRTKNNPVLVGEPGVGKTAIAEGLAQLIVKGDVPETLRNKRVITLDLSAMVAGTKYRGDFEDRLKNFINEVKEDGNVIVFIDELHTLIGAGAAEGSIDASNILKPALARGEFQTIGATTLDEYRKHIEKDPALERRFQPVTVAEPTVEETVQILEGLRDKYEAHHRVRISDEALKAAAKLSDRYITDRFLPDKAIDLVDEAASRVRMQAYTATPDMKDLENKLAEIKSEKESAVNNQEFEKAAKLRDQEKELQRQLEEQRTHWKQQQGNENLVVDEEQVAHIVSSWTGVPVQKLAQNESERLLKLEEILHQRVVGQGEAVQAVARAVRRTRAGLKDPKRPIGSFIFLGPTGVGKTELAKALAEAMFGDEDAMVRIDMSEYMEKHTVSRLIGSPPGYVGYDEGGQLTEAVRRRPYSVVLLDEIEKAHPDVFNILLQVLEDGRLTEAKGRTVDFRNTVIIMTSNVGIQRLKQTPVVGIRTGEDNDNKAEEIRHSLKKELERTFRPEFLNRIDEIIYFHALSREHIKEIVGLMLGEVTKRMAEKDIYLEFTDQAKAMLAERGFSEEYGARPLRREIQKVVEDKLSEELLAGHIKHGDKVKMDVLDGEMVVRTV